The sequence gatatgtcctatatttcccaGGGATACGGTGCCGcgtcccatgtttctctatggagagaggtggGGGTGAGTTCCCCCCgacgccgacgtgtgcccgccgtgctacgttaGTGCATATGTTAGtgcgaatgtagcctaagtctgtaaGACTCACATTGAGGATTTTATAGACTTACATAGAGGAACTGATTTCTATTCCACCCAGTAGTACAATCATGAACTGGCAAGTCAGATTGTAAACCAAAGGACTACACAGTGGGCGGCATAACGGAAACCATTAAcacaaaaaagaaatgtaaattaTCAATACAATAAAGTATAATACTAAAGTTTACAAAATGCCTCTTACTATAGTTTAAAAATAATAGGAGACtgctcaaaaacaaaaaataacaatGTGATTTCATCGTtttagtatttaaagggaacctgtcaccaggagacccatttctagcacttccccagtccccacagagcatagtacatacactgtcaaCGTGTTTTTGTATtacaaaattggttttacagaaaaaaagatatgttatattgtacctttcattagcatctgctgtgtgacggTGTAGCAGTTTccgcccccacccttggggaacagctactccatgtgaccttttcaaatatatgaaaacacccatcacttggcttagcaacgccccctgctcctctacagccaatcccgagtgatgggagttattcatatatttccacatgtttcccaagggtggggggggaactgctcctttccagcccctcttattgggcaactgcctagtcacacagcagatgctaatgaaaggtacaatataacatatctttttttctgtaaaaccaattttttatacaaaaacactttggcagtgtatgtactatgctctgtggggactgggggagtgctaaaaatgggtctcctggtgacaggttccctttaagtgcaagGAAAACGTATaaaaactgtatacaatattgTGTCTTCTGCCTATTTCATATGTATATGAGATAAATTATGTTTTCTGGAGAAGCATATAGACTCCCTGTATATGACAAAGTTTCAAGTAGAGTATCTAAAGCTGTGTAATATGGACCTCTGTGGTATCATGGTTAAGAAATAATTACCTTAGGGACAATCACAATTCCATCAAATTCATGCAGTAGTTACAATGCCATCCATCAAAGTGCAATTTATATAGTATTGTAGCCCCGTAATCCTCCGAACGTTATAAACCCTAAACTATCTTTCACTAATCCTTTTATATagcgcagtggttctcaacctgtgggtcgggaccccagcgagggtcgaacgaccaaaaccgggggtcacctaaagccatcggagccgcaattttactgtgtttttactgcgagttgcatggtttggggtcaccacagcatgaggaactgtattgtggggtcacagcattagaaaggttgagaaccactgatataGCGTAACCTGATCCAAACTTTTATCTCCATCAATTAGTTAGAATTGGACCCCTTTCAACCTGTCGTTCCATTAATTAGCTATAATGGAACCCACTTCATCCTACCGCTCCATCAGTTATTGAGTATGGGCCACCCTCAACCTGCAGCGGCATCAATTAGTCAGaataggacccccccccctcagcctGACGCTTGATCTATTAGTAAGAATGGAATCCCTATCAACCTACTGCAGATAATGGGGAATGGAGAAGCCTGTCCGGGCTGTGGGAGTAAAGGCTACTCAATGCCCCAGTTTAGGGTATAGGACATTAGGAGGAACCTACTATTGGATTAGTTTTTTAGCTATATACAACAGGCATCAACATGATCAGCATTAAAGGAAGTTTAATATCATGAGTTTGAGATTTTACACTGAATATGGCAGAAAGACATAGAGTAACAATGCTCAGGATGGAATCTCAGAATTACTCTCTGACAGTTATCAGATATCAGAGTTTGTCTCTAGAGTTGCCTTTCTTACAACTTTAATATTGCTTCTTTTATCTCCTTAAGCAACTCATCCACTTTTTCCTGATATTCTTTCCCATCTggaaatttattttttatgttttcaagaAGAGGCTTAGCGTGCTCCTTCAGCATCTCCATTTTCTTCTCGACATCTTGCTTCAGATCTTTATAATCCTTTTGGAATTCTCCTTTAAAATCCTCATGATATCTCTTGTACTCTGCATGGACCTCATCCACGTAGGGTTGGACTCGGCCACGCAGCTTGTCTACCTCAGCACGCAGGTCTTCCAGACCCTTTTCTGCAATACTTTCCAAGTTATCTAAGAAATCGGTTATTTGCTTATTTATTGAAGACAAGAAGTCGGTTCCATGTGGAACTATTTCCTTCATAATCTTCTTGAGTCGCTCTTCTAAAGCGTCATCAAACTCCTGAAAGATAGGGAATACATTCTTCCTGAGTGTTGGGAATTTCTCATGGAGCTGTTCATCGAATTTCTTCCAGACTCCTGCAGAGTAACCTTCTAGAGCTTTCTCTAGTTTGCGTGTGTGTTTCCTTGCAGCATCCAACTTCTCTTTTAGTTGATACCTGGGAATGAGTGTAAATATTAGAAATTGTAGAGATTAATATTTGTTTACATTGATTTATGTCATAGCGACCTACAGAAATACCAAATCAATGGATGCCCCCAGTATTCTTACATATCAGGCATCATAGCTTAGAAGCACTAATTCTAGAACTACTCGATGGTTCTGTTAGAGTTCTGAAATTTCAAttgttttattatacaaattCTCTTATCATTAAATTCTTTTGCATGAAATGATCATATCAAAAATCTTGATGTACTGTATGGCAACTATATTGCtgacaaacttaaaggggttttccaagtttGATCCTTTGATCAGTGAGTGTTCAGCCACTGGGAtatccaccaatcacaagaacaagGGTCTTCTTCTCACTAACTGATGGAACGACAGTATTGTATTGAACGGAGCAGAAGGAGACTCCACATGCTCCCTCAATTAGTGACAAGGGGACCCCTTTCAAACGACCACCCCATCAATGAGTAAGAATGGGACCCCCTTCAGGCTGCTACTCCATCAATTCGTAAGAATGGGATCATCCTCAGTGTGCCGCTCCAACATTTAGTAAGAACCCCACCCCCCTCAACCTGCCGCTCCATCAATTAGTTAGAATAGGACCCCCTTCAAACTGCCCTTCCATTAAATAGTCAAAATGGGACCACCGTCAGTCTACTGCTCCGTCAATTAGCCAGAATAGGACCCCTCCTCAGCCTGACACTTAATCCATTAGTAAGAATGGAAGCCCATCAACCTACTGCACCATCAATTAGTGATAAAGGGATCCTCCTCAACCTGCCACTCCATTAAATTTTAAGAATGGGACCCCCCTCAACCTGCTGCTTCATTAATTACTATCAATGGGACCCCCTTCAACCTCCATGCATTTGTGCCTCCATCAATTTTTGGGAATGGGATTTCCATTTGCATCCTCAGTGAGAATCCCAGGAGTTGGACCCCCATAGATCAGGTATTTATCTCCTATCCTGCGGATGAGGATAACACATTCACAGACATCCTATTATAAGACACATAAGTGGCTTCAGGACTTTGTTCCAGAAATAGATGGAGATCCTAGAGGTGAGACTTATGAAACATGTATGACATAACCTAGAGATATTCTTTACATTGACGCTGAATGTTGATGGAAATGACTTACTGTTCTGCAATCTTTGGAAAGTCCAGGCTTTTAAATACATCAGTTACTATTGCAACCGCATCATGGAAAACCCTTTCCACTGTTTTGTCAGAAGTTTGTTCTTGGTGAGGTTCATCTTGTTGCCAAAAGTAGCGCCCCTGTGCCCCTGCAAGACAAAAGGAATGTCAAAACAGATTGTGGATGGATGTAAACCTTTCCAAAGGATTGTCTTATGGCATAATACGATGGTACAAAATGCGTGGGGGATggtgaaaaaatatgcaaatttccatGTTAGAATTTGCATGAAgtacaacacaaaaaaatgtataatataatctACAATCCAAATTCTAAAATTGTTGCCCTGGTGACAAAAATCTATTATCaagatcaagtatgataaaccggggacacttactcatagatcgaggTACCGTGAttttggtcatcttcttatatttgttatccatggccacgttccttctaaaatcagtttttataattatgttaatgagccttaaGTGCTACAGGGCCACTTCCCAGAGCCTCCATTCTGGCGtattagcataaatataaaagttgatttagcaGGAAGGAGGCTGATGTACCCATAAAGCAATTACTTGGGTCCCAAAATATGTTGGAGGAGACCATAATGACAACATCAGTTTAAAGCAGTGGTAGAGCAGGAAGTAATAGACTTTGCCATTCAGTAGCTATACATTAAAGAGCCCCCAGAGATTTTTTTGGAAACCCAGAAATACCATATCCAGCAGCCACACATTTCTTCTACAGAGGGCACAGTGAGTATCATCTATCCTTATGTGACATCTATTTAAGTCAATGAATGATCACAGGGGTCATCCCAGTACACATAACGCTAGTTAAAATGTCTCAAAAGGGCTAAAGTAcacgaaaaaacaaaaaaaagtgaaaataagttcctttttctccagtatttctaaTCACGTAAGAGTTATAAGAGTCACTATACCTGTGCAGAAGAGCAGGGCTACTGATAGTAGCAAAACTTTCATGCTTGAGCTGTCCCTTCAATACCTGTCGTAGAAAAGAAGAGGATGATACATAGAGCAACAGAATAtccaaaaattacaaaatatcCTTCAAGAAGTTCTTTAGAACTCTTAGAATTTAAAGTAAGTCATCTCATAAGCTGGTAACTTACAATTTCTCATGAATTCAGGACGTGGTGTGAGCTATGGTTACTCAGTGACTGGCATATATAGAGAATCTGCCACCCACTGATGGGCACCTGCCCAATCAGATTATGAAGACACGTCCAACACAAAGTTCACAAATACCATCAACACATTAacgctgcggggggggggggggcaaagctgAAGGGGTAAAGCACAGTCCAAGTGATGAAGAGTTCACATCAGGGgacagagggggcagcatagCCAACAAAAGGTCACAAATAACCATCAAAGTCATGAAGGTCACAATAAAACTTAAACATATTTTGGAGATTATTGGCCAATCTGCAAAATGTTCTGTGCcagtttattttacatttgtttttctgGTACAGATCTTCAAAAGTTTAAGGCTTCTTTATATCCCCATAGCCACCAGTATGGGAAGCTTTGGAGGTAATTTTATACTGTAAACTGGTTTAGGTCCACCCATTTATTGATAGGTTTGATTTGCGgtgagctctggtgaagatcaggtgGCACTTAGTCtctggtcccgggtgtcggctggtaccatctgcatctcccgtggtggaccagagggtccacagactctgctcCCAAATAGACTTTCTCACAGACTCTTGGCTACTATCCTGGAGGTGGCCTCCACCCTGAGAGTCGCCTACCCTAGTATTGTGACAGTAAGATACGGCCATGGACCCTGCGAAGGTCGAGGATCCCACCACAGCCATGGATCCCATCAAGGACATAGACTGTGCCAAGGATCATATCTGTTACTGGCTGATTTTTCTAACGTGGTTGCCCAGTGGACTCAACTTTTTACTTATCGGGAAGAGCAACTTGGCAAAGTTGCCTCCATACTTCAACAGCTGCTTGGCTCCTGGTCCCACAGGCTCCattccagtgctgctccggctttccaagagccacttcagcctgTCTCCATGCCTCAGCAGCTATTTGATTGCTAGCAACTACAAGGCCGGCTACCTTGCCTGCCTCGATTGGCTCCAGCTTTCCAGAAGCCATTCCAGCCTCTGCTGCTTCCCAGCGCTGCTCCAGCTTTCCAAAAGCCATTCCAGCCTTcgctgcttcccagagctgttccGGCTTTCCAAGGGCCTCTCCAGCCTCTGGCTTGCCAAGGGCCACTCCAGCCTCGGGCTTGACAAAAGCCACTCAAGCCTCCGGCTTGCCAAGGGCCACTCCAGCCTCGGGCttgccaagagccactccagcctccagcttgccaagagccactccagcctccggcttgccaagagccactccagtctcctgaTTGCCAAGAgtcactccagtctccggctttccagaagccactccagtctcctgctTGCCTAGAGTcactccagtctctggctttccagaagccactccagtccctggctttccagaagccactacagctttccagaagccactccagtctccggctttccagaagccactccagcctccggcttgcTAAGACCCATTTCAGCCTCCAGCCATTCTACTTGCAGGGGAGTCAATGCAAGTTAAGAGAGCTCGTCCTTCCTCGTCCAGGAGACGCCAACACCTTAGGGTTTTGGGAGTGACTTCCCTTGGGGTCATTACAGTGTCTCCAAGTATGAAAATTCCAGCTTTCCTCCTCTTGTGTCccgtcaccaagatgaattggaggaggtggaagaagaggctaaagaagaagagaagaggggtacACCCGTACACCTCCATATGGTGCGGTC comes from Engystomops pustulosus chromosome 6, aEngPut4.maternal, whole genome shotgun sequence and encodes:
- the LOC140134939 gene encoding uncharacterized protein, coding for MKVLLLSVALLFCTGAQGRYFWQQDEPHQEQTSDKTVERVFHDAVAIVTDVFKSLDFPKIAEQYQLKEKLDAARKHTRKLEKALEGYSAGVWKKFDEQLHEKFPTLRKNVFPIFQEFDDALEERLKKIMKEIVPHGTDFLSSINKQITDFLDNLESIAEKGLEDLRAEVDKLRGRVQPYVDEVHAEYKRYHEDFKGEFQKDYKDLKQDVEKKMEMLKEHAKPLLENIKNKFPDGKEYQEKVDELLKEIKEAILKL